From Alienimonas californiensis, a single genomic window includes:
- a CDS encoding ATP-binding protein, which translates to MPRRSRGQSPQKPSRDRGSRRDRSDSAPPAPAAGLVGRLAELIAAAFPGVLVTSDEPQEVLRDLARLCSGRKWNLVSWSADGNCEGGPTDPQSAVAALPQSGDGETPSLLAMVHPQRYFNSPELLAAVRTALAAGKTRRTHLILIQPTGDLPPELRRDFVTVAHPLPDRQELEAVARGVATEAGELPEPLTPVLDAAAGLTRSEAENAFALSLVRHGKLDPGPLWELKAKQLAAGGPLSLHRGGAGFDALGGMNALKGLCRTALTNGSPRAEAKGVLLLGPGGVGKSSFARALGREVDRPTLTLDVGGLMAGLVGATEENTRRALATVEAMAPCVLFVDEVERALAGTSGGAQDSGVSARLLGTLLSWLADRPAGVFVVCTANDASKLPPELTRSGRFDATFFLDLPGEEERRGIWETYRERYGVAAGESTPADGGWTGAEIESCCRLSALLGVSLAEAATHVVPVSVSAAEPLAKLRRWASGRCLDAEAGGVYRPRENALEDGGSPRRKTQRTRSDGGNFSLN; encoded by the coding sequence ATGCCGCGTCGATCGCGGGGCCAGTCCCCGCAGAAGCCAAGCCGAGACCGCGGCTCCCGCCGCGACCGATCCGATTCCGCCCCGCCGGCCCCGGCCGCCGGGCTGGTCGGGAGGCTGGCCGAGTTGATCGCCGCCGCCTTCCCCGGCGTGCTGGTGACCAGCGACGAGCCGCAGGAGGTGCTCCGCGACCTCGCCCGGCTCTGTTCGGGGCGGAAGTGGAACCTCGTCAGCTGGTCCGCCGACGGGAACTGCGAGGGCGGCCCGACCGACCCGCAGAGCGCCGTGGCCGCCCTGCCGCAGTCCGGCGACGGCGAGACGCCCAGCCTGCTGGCGATGGTGCACCCGCAGCGGTACTTCAACAGTCCCGAGCTGCTCGCCGCGGTGCGGACGGCGCTGGCCGCCGGCAAGACCCGCCGCACGCACCTGATCCTGATCCAGCCGACGGGAGACCTGCCGCCGGAACTGCGACGGGACTTCGTCACCGTCGCCCACCCGCTGCCGGACCGGCAGGAACTGGAGGCGGTGGCCCGCGGCGTCGCCACCGAGGCCGGCGAACTGCCGGAGCCGCTGACCCCTGTGTTGGACGCCGCCGCAGGCCTCACCCGCTCGGAAGCGGAGAACGCCTTCGCCCTCAGCCTCGTCCGCCACGGCAAGCTGGATCCCGGGCCGCTCTGGGAGCTGAAGGCGAAGCAGCTCGCCGCGGGCGGGCCGCTCTCGCTCCACCGCGGCGGCGCCGGCTTCGACGCCCTCGGCGGGATGAATGCCCTGAAGGGCCTCTGCCGGACGGCCCTGACGAACGGTTCGCCGCGGGCCGAGGCCAAGGGCGTGCTGCTGCTGGGCCCCGGCGGGGTCGGCAAGAGTTCCTTCGCCCGGGCGCTGGGCCGCGAGGTCGATCGACCGACGCTGACCCTCGACGTGGGCGGCTTGATGGCCGGCCTCGTCGGGGCGACCGAGGAAAACACCCGCCGGGCGCTGGCGACGGTCGAGGCCATGGCGCCCTGCGTGCTGTTCGTCGACGAAGTCGAGCGGGCGCTGGCCGGGACCTCCGGCGGGGCCCAGGACAGCGGCGTCTCGGCCCGGCTGCTGGGCACCCTGCTCTCGTGGCTCGCGGACCGGCCGGCGGGGGTGTTCGTCGTCTGCACCGCCAACGACGCCTCGAAACTGCCGCCGGAGCTGACCCGCAGCGGGCGGTTCGACGCCACCTTCTTCCTCGACCTGCCCGGCGAGGAGGAACGCCGCGGCATCTGGGAGACGTACCGCGAGCGCTACGGCGTCGCCGCGGGCGAGTCTACGCCCGCCGACGGCGGCTGGACGGGCGCCGAGATCGAATCCTGCTGTCGACTGTCGGCGCTGCTGGGAGTGAGCCTGGCGGAGGCCGCGACGCACGTCGTGCCGGTGAGCGTCTCCGCCGCCGAGCCGCTGGCGAAGTTGCGGCGGTGGGCGTCGGGTCGGTGCCTCGACGCCGAGGCCGGCGGGGTTTACCGCCCCCGCGAAAACGCCCTCGAAGACGGCGGCTCCCCCCGCCGCAAGACGCAGCGGACCCGCTCGGACGGCGGGAACTTCTCGCTGAACTGA
- a CDS encoding DUF2997 domain-containing protein: MTPRIEITVMPEGETSVETKGFAGSACKAASKPYEDALGSQSAERLTPEYHATEAVAHTVEQRA, translated from the coding sequence ATGACCCCCCGCATCGAGATCACGGTCATGCCCGAGGGTGAGACCAGCGTCGAGACCAAGGGCTTCGCCGGTTCCGCCTGCAAGGCCGCCAGCAAGCCCTACGAAGACGCCCTCGGCAGCCAGAGCGCCGAGCGGCTCACCCCGGAGTACCACGCGACCGAGGCCGTCGCCCATACGGTCGAGCAGCGGGCCTGA
- a CDS encoding DUF1257 domain-containing protein, which produces MSHVVTIETKLRDPAALLAACVRLKLPEPRPETVKFFDGAEHSGLAVRPPGFVYPVLVQPDGAVRCDTYEGRWGDDAFLGRLKQAYAVEAAKLQANARGHRITETALPDGGVKLTVTAGAAGFGAAPQQVYGGAA; this is translated from the coding sequence ATGAGTCACGTCGTTACGATCGAGACGAAACTGAGAGACCCCGCGGCGCTCCTCGCCGCCTGCGTCCGGCTGAAGCTGCCGGAGCCCAGACCTGAGACCGTCAAGTTCTTCGACGGCGCCGAACACAGCGGCCTCGCGGTGAGGCCGCCCGGGTTCGTCTACCCGGTGCTGGTCCAGCCCGACGGCGCCGTCCGCTGCGACACCTACGAGGGCCGCTGGGGCGACGACGCCTTCCTCGGCCGGCTGAAGCAGGCCTACGCCGTCGAAGCGGCCAAGCTGCAGGCGAACGCTCGCGGCCATCGCATCACGGAGACGGCTCTGCCCGACGGCGGCGTGAAGCTGACCGTCACCGCCGGCGCCGCCGGCTTCGGCGCCGCCCCGCAACAGGTGTACGGAGGCGCCGCCTGA
- a CDS encoding DUF1549 domain-containing protein, producing the protein MAPRSCDRSQTGPQPRTFRRRGRLLAAVAALVCTVSANGVVAGPPDSPTAGGPTEEQAAAGGPAAAPVDFAHQVVPVLRRHCAACHGGGEAKGGFSIDTRERFLEGGMADPGSPDFSHFLTFVASPDPALMMPPPEKGRVPAADAALLRRWVEEGMLWEPGFRFGERAYEPPLRPRRVALPPAVDGRTHPIDRLIGAADVPASEPTDDATFLRRASLDLVGLLPTAEEAEAFLANPSPDKRERLVDDLLAREIDYADHWMTFWNDLLRNDYAGTGFITGGRTQISGWLYRALRENRPYDAMVRELVAPADETSAGFINGIEWRGTVSAGQTLPIQFSQSVSQSMLGINMKCASCHDSFIDRWTLADAYGLAAIYSEKPLELYRCDQPTGRTAGPAWPFPEIGQIDGDAPRDERLKQLGDLLTHPENGRVPRTIVNRLWGQLMGRGVVHPLDAMQTEPWNADLLDWLAADFQDHGYDLKRTLRLIATSEAYQSRSLRLESDDPLPQAGSAVPLVKRLTAEQFVDAVWQLTGTAPAQYDAPVDRRQLRDDPPSGPAEASRWVWHASANGGPPPAGEQVVLRRSFTPRGPVRAAVLLAAGDNAIKAALNGRSLLEGDDYTRLERATLSKLPAGESEIVVLGRNGGSGPNPAGVYVSLRILYEDGGTELLVIDPTWEAAPLDAPAAWPIKQETLAELDWSPAAPVSHPAWQAIDPQIRAERRFDPTEPTTRAALLASDPLMRSLGRPNRDQIVTSRPSEVSTLEALDLSTSETLVANLRVGAERMLAASPRPSHVVDDLFLSALTRRPTEEERALIRDYLGPAPDADALTDVMWALLMKPEFLLIR; encoded by the coding sequence ATGGCGCCGCGTTCCTGCGACCGATCCCAAACCGGTCCGCAGCCGCGGACGTTTCGTCGGAGGGGCAGGCTCCTCGCGGCGGTCGCGGCGCTCGTCTGCACCGTCTCGGCGAACGGGGTCGTCGCGGGTCCGCCGGACAGTCCGACGGCCGGCGGGCCGACGGAGGAACAGGCCGCGGCGGGCGGTCCGGCGGCGGCGCCGGTCGACTTCGCTCATCAGGTCGTGCCCGTGCTGCGTCGGCACTGCGCCGCCTGCCACGGCGGCGGCGAGGCGAAGGGCGGGTTCTCCATCGACACCCGCGAGCGTTTCCTCGAAGGGGGCATGGCGGATCCCGGCAGCCCCGACTTCTCGCACTTCCTGACCTTCGTCGCCAGCCCCGACCCGGCCCTGATGATGCCGCCGCCGGAGAAGGGCCGCGTCCCGGCGGCCGACGCGGCCCTGCTGCGTCGGTGGGTGGAAGAGGGCATGCTGTGGGAGCCCGGGTTCCGGTTCGGCGAGCGGGCCTACGAGCCGCCGCTGCGTCCCCGGCGGGTCGCCCTGCCCCCGGCCGTCGACGGCCGCACGCACCCGATCGACCGGCTGATCGGCGCCGCGGACGTGCCGGCGTCCGAGCCGACGGACGACGCCACGTTCCTGCGTCGGGCGTCGCTCGATCTGGTCGGTCTGCTGCCGACCGCGGAGGAGGCGGAGGCGTTTCTCGCTAACCCGTCCCCCGACAAGCGGGAGCGGCTGGTCGACGACCTGCTGGCCCGCGAGATCGATTACGCCGATCACTGGATGACGTTCTGGAACGACCTGCTGCGGAACGACTACGCGGGGACCGGGTTCATCACGGGGGGCCGCACGCAGATCAGCGGGTGGCTCTATCGGGCCCTGCGCGAGAACAGGCCGTACGACGCGATGGTCCGCGAACTGGTCGCCCCCGCCGACGAGACCAGCGCCGGGTTCATCAACGGCATCGAATGGCGGGGTACGGTCAGCGCCGGGCAGACGCTGCCGATCCAGTTCTCGCAGAGCGTGTCGCAGTCGATGCTGGGTATTAATATGAAGTGCGCCTCCTGCCACGACAGTTTCATCGACCGGTGGACGCTCGCCGACGCCTACGGGCTGGCGGCGATCTACTCCGAGAAGCCCCTCGAGCTGTACCGCTGCGACCAGCCGACCGGGCGGACGGCCGGTCCGGCGTGGCCGTTCCCGGAGATCGGCCAGATCGACGGCGACGCCCCCCGCGACGAACGGCTGAAGCAGCTCGGCGACCTGCTGACGCACCCGGAGAACGGCCGCGTGCCGCGGACGATCGTCAACCGCCTGTGGGGCCAGCTGATGGGGCGGGGCGTCGTGCATCCGCTGGACGCGATGCAGACCGAGCCGTGGAACGCCGACCTGCTCGACTGGCTGGCCGCCGACTTCCAGGACCACGGCTACGACCTGAAGCGTACGCTCCGCCTGATCGCCACTTCGGAGGCTTATCAGAGCCGGTCGCTGCGGCTCGAATCCGACGACCCGCTGCCCCAGGCGGGGTCGGCCGTCCCGCTAGTCAAGCGGCTGACCGCCGAGCAGTTCGTCGACGCGGTCTGGCAACTGACCGGCACCGCCCCCGCCCAATACGACGCCCCCGTCGATCGTCGTCAGCTCCGTGACGACCCGCCCTCCGGCCCGGCCGAGGCGAGCCGTTGGGTCTGGCACGCCTCGGCGAACGGCGGCCCGCCGCCGGCGGGGGAGCAGGTCGTGCTGCGTCGGTCGTTCACCCCGCGCGGCCCGGTCAGGGCCGCCGTGCTGCTCGCGGCCGGCGACAACGCGATCAAGGCGGCCCTCAACGGGAGGAGCCTGCTGGAAGGGGACGACTACACACGCCTGGAGCGGGCGACGCTCTCCAAACTGCCCGCCGGCGAGAGCGAGATCGTGGTCCTCGGCCGAAACGGCGGGAGCGGGCCGAACCCGGCCGGCGTGTACGTCTCCCTCAGGATCCTCTACGAAGACGGCGGGACCGAACTGCTGGTGATCGACCCGACGTGGGAGGCGGCCCCGCTGGACGCCCCGGCCGCGTGGCCGATCAAACAGGAGACGCTCGCCGAGCTGGACTGGAGCCCCGCGGCGCCGGTCTCGCACCCGGCGTGGCAGGCGATCGACCCGCAGATCCGGGCCGAACGGCGGTTCGATCCGACCGAGCCGACGACGCGGGCGGCGCTGCTGGCGAGCGACCCGCTGATGCGATCCCTTGGTCGGCCGAACCGCGACCAGATCGTCACGTCGCGGCCGAGCGAGGTGTCGACCCTCGAAGCCCTGGACCTCAGCACGAGCGAGACGCTCGTCGCGAACCTGCGCGTCGGGGCGGAGCGAATGCTCGCGGCCTCCCCGCGGCCGTCGCACGTCGTCGACGACCTGTTCCTGTCGGCGCTGACCCGGCGGCCGACGGAGGAGGAGCGGGCGTTGATCCGGGATTACCTCGGGCCGGCCCCCGACGCGGACGCCCTGACGGACGTGATGTGGGCCCTGTTGATGAAGCCGGAGTTCCTGCTGATCCGTTAG
- a CDS encoding DUF1501 domain-containing protein has translation MTPFIDPTLPEPIARRTLLKGLAAASAVAWASGPVRPLRAADQDVEQPEPKADACILLWMAGGMAAPETFDPKRYAPYSQGLAMKDVLSTFPAIQTSVDGVEFCAGLVRIAGVMDRGTLIRSAVQPDLGSILHSRHQYHWHTGYVPPQTVACPHLGAWLAKTLGPRREVMPPFINIGQRLEGVGEKEELKAFTTAGFFGSEYGPLNLPFPEQAARSVRPPAGMTGDRYARRQRLFRDLVDRSPQRDRISEDKRDSLLRSMENAHRLMSSREREAFDIEREPADVRAEYDTGRFGRGCLLARRLVENGARFVEVTTEYVPFLHWDTHDNGHATAARMHGEIDRPVARLILDLEERGLLDRTLVILASEFSRDALMEGQPGSDARDQSRAKVDRITEERHYGLHRHFTGGSSVLMFGGGMKRGFAYGRTADERPLVAVENPVSVMDLHATIMTAMGVSPKTGYEVEGRPFYVTEDGAGRAVDALFA, from the coding sequence GTGACTCCGTTCATCGACCCGACCCTTCCCGAACCGATCGCCCGCCGGACGTTGCTGAAAGGGCTCGCCGCCGCGTCGGCGGTGGCGTGGGCGTCCGGGCCGGTCCGTCCGCTGCGGGCGGCGGATCAGGACGTCGAACAGCCTGAACCGAAGGCCGACGCCTGCATCCTGCTGTGGATGGCCGGCGGGATGGCCGCCCCGGAAACGTTCGATCCGAAGCGCTATGCCCCCTATTCGCAGGGGCTGGCGATGAAGGACGTGCTCAGCACCTTCCCCGCGATCCAGACGAGCGTCGACGGCGTGGAGTTCTGCGCCGGGCTGGTACGGATCGCCGGTGTGATGGACCGGGGGACGTTGATCCGCTCCGCGGTGCAGCCGGACCTCGGCAGCATCCTGCACTCGCGGCACCAATACCATTGGCACACCGGCTACGTGCCGCCGCAGACGGTCGCCTGCCCGCACCTCGGGGCCTGGCTGGCCAAGACGCTCGGGCCGCGGCGGGAGGTGATGCCGCCGTTCATCAACATCGGACAGCGGCTCGAGGGCGTCGGCGAGAAGGAAGAACTCAAGGCGTTCACCACCGCCGGCTTCTTCGGCAGCGAGTACGGCCCGCTGAACCTGCCGTTTCCGGAGCAGGCCGCCCGCTCCGTCCGCCCGCCGGCCGGCATGACCGGCGACCGCTACGCCCGCCGACAGCGGCTGTTCCGGGACCTCGTCGACCGCAGCCCGCAGCGGGACCGGATCAGCGAGGACAAACGCGACTCCCTGCTGCGGTCGATGGAGAACGCCCACCGCCTCATGAGTTCCAGGGAACGGGAGGCGTTCGACATCGAACGGGAGCCGGCCGACGTCCGCGCCGAATACGACACCGGACGGTTCGGCCGGGGCTGTTTGCTCGCCCGGCGGCTCGTGGAGAACGGAGCCCGGTTCGTCGAGGTGACGACCGAGTACGTGCCGTTCCTGCACTGGGACACGCACGACAACGGCCACGCGACGGCCGCGCGGATGCACGGCGAGATTGACCGGCCGGTCGCCCGGTTGATCCTCGACTTGGAGGAACGAGGCCTGCTCGACCGGACGCTGGTGATCCTGGCCTCGGAGTTCAGCCGGGACGCCCTCATGGAGGGGCAGCCCGGGTCGGACGCCCGGGACCAGTCGCGGGCGAAGGTCGACCGCATCACCGAAGAACGGCACTACGGCCTGCACCGCCACTTCACCGGCGGGAGCAGCGTGCTGATGTTCGGCGGCGGGATGAAACGCGGGTTCGCGTACGGCCGCACGGCCGACGAACGGCCGCTCGTCGCGGTCGAGAACCCCGTCTCCGTGATGGACCTGCACGCCACGATCATGACCGCGATGGGCGTCAGCCCGAAGACGGGGTACGAGGTCGAGGGGCGGCCGTTCTACGTGACCGAGGACGGCGCCGGTCGCGCGGTCGACGCCCTCTTCGCCTGA